tcatttgttgtttTCACCAAACACCCTTCAGCCTAATGCTCTCCGTTTAATAATAAATTAGAATTTAAATATGATGTTATGTGTTCTAGATAATGACACCAGTATTACCATACCATCCATCCCTGTTATGATTCCCAGTGGTGTGTGTACACGTAATGAAAACCGGGCCATTCCACACCTGGTAGGATGCTGGTAGAGAATTATGAGATCGAAAACTCCTGAAAACTTGAGCTTCATactccatttatttattattattattttctgggAGAGCCATTTAAAGTGCTTTTCCTCACAAAGTTCTGGACCTctaaaaatcacatttaaagTGCTTTCCCTTACTGCAGTGCGTTTTTCCATCGTGATACCTGATTCAAACTGCTCTACTGGCCGGACAAAACAGAGTATGAAGCTCAAAGTTTCAAGAGTTCTATATCTCACCATCATTAAAAAGAGGAACATCCAGGAGGTGCTGTGGTGTAGCCTCCTGGAGTTGGCCTGGAACGGCCCAATGCCTTAAAAATGGAGCCGACATTAGTTCAGGAGGTAAGGGCGGTCACCTGGcagccggttcgatcccccgccctgggtgtgtggaagtgtccctcagCAACACACCTAACCCGCCATTAGCTCAGCTTGGCCCCAAGCATGGCACCCTATTGCcatgagcgtgtatgtgtgtgaatgtgtgtacggGCGAATGAGAGGCACCAATTGTAAAGCGCTACACGAATGCAGTCCGTTTACCGTTTCGTTATTTgacttttggggggggggttttcgtctctcctcctcagggcTTTGGGAGAGGCACGCGGTCGCCGTGGAGACGGAGTGCTGCGCGGTGCGGTGGGACTTCCCGCCCGACGGCCGGGCCGCGGCGGCCGGGGCGGCGCCGCAAAGGACTCACCCCGCCTGCCTGCACCGCACCTCCGTCAGCTCCTCGGCAGCCTGCAGGCTGTGCGGCAGCAGGCTGAAGCTCTGCACGCTGGTCCTGGTCCTCCTACACACTGCGGTCATTCTCAGCGCCGCGCAGAACTCCACCGGCCTCGGCCTGGACCTGGGACCACTTTCCCCTATGGAGGAGACCTCCCCCAGTGAGGAGTGAGGGggggtttccccccccccccccccccgacccccccgccAAGAGCCATGTccaccccgccccaccccccccccaggaacCCTGCGCCACGCCCGCCGCACAGCCTTCTGGGTAACGGAGGCGGAGGAAACGGGAGATGAACACTAAGGCTGCGTTTTCGGAACCGCACGCTCGGCGTACTGCTGGTACTACGTTTCCACGGAGATCGGCCTGAGTTGTAGTACTAGCGGTACGCTAGTTAGTTGTGCGCTTTCGAACGCGGCCACAGAGACGTGCGACCGGAATCGACAACGAACAGCGCGCCATCGCCGCCCTTGTGGAGCGTAAACAACGAGGCTTCTCTAGAACCGAGTTCTCTCACAGAGTTTTTCTAGATTTGCGTTTGACAGTTCTGGATTTATTTTGCACTAGATTgcgacagatttttttttttttttttgggaaacgTATCTTTGCTTGTTCTGTTTGTCATAAAGTTTTTGGGTGAAAGAGGGTGGTTCTGGGATATGATTGAGGAAAGTCAAAAGTGCACCTGCAAacaaatgtctgtgtttgtatatcCCCATGTGTCTTTTTGGGTTGTTTTTATCATTTGAAAAGCTCACacatccctacacacacacactcacacacacacacacacacactaacacatacacacagaagtTCATCCGTgttttcaaatgtgtttcataatagAAGGCATAAAGACGTTCGAGCACACGCTTTGACATTCTCTGTGACCTTGGTTTCTGCATGTACGGATCATGACATCATTTCCTGTGGCCCCTCACCCAAGGTACGTTCCGTCCCTCAGCGACTCCCGCCAGGCAGCGGGTTTCAGAACGAGAGAACGAACAGTAGCAGATTCGCAAGCTCGCTAGCTCAGCAACAGGGGACAGACGAGGTTAGTGGCTGAGGTAAACCTCCTGCAGACAGCAGCTGCCCTCCAGGCATCGATGAGGGAAGGAAGGTATCCTGGGCGTGGCACCACCCATCACAGGAAAAGGGTCAAAATGAGGCTGAAACGGAAACTGGCGCACGATGGGAACTGAGGTTGTCCAGTTTGGCGAGAGCTTGAAAACCCTTTTCAATGTTCaagtacatttttcaaaaagctagtcttgtttgttttctgttgtgTAGTTACACGTGGTCCCTGCAGGTCCCGGTAGTGTATGCGTCCATCCTCACACGTTTTACTTCCATGGGAGTTCCTAGTCCAAATGAGCAGCaacttgggggggaaaaaaacaggggCCTTTGCTCAAAAGTATAGCGGAGTACTGTGTGTCGGTTTTAATGCCATGTCACACTACTATGAAAATGAGAAAGGTTTAACTCTTGTCTTATGTTAGCTTACCTGAGACCTGTGTGTAGATCTGTTCGTGAATCCAAGAAGTAGATGGAAGTGGGTcgttatttaatttcattggtTTGTTTTTAACAATCTTGCATTGAAAAAAGGGCTTACAAaacgtttacacacacacacacacacacacacgcactaactCTCCTTTGCACACCTTTAAGTTACAGATATGCATGTAGCTTCGGACAGTCTGTCAAACTAGCAGGCTtcgctgatgatgatgatgatgatggcccATCTCTACAGAGAAACGACAGCGCCAGAGGGTAGAGGAGTCTTTAGCGTGAAGTTGCACGCGCAACAGAAACGGTCAGTAAGGGCTGATTTTATGCCGTTTCCTTTCCGTTCATACGGGATGACCACTGTGGCCGTGGCGCACCAGGAAACCTTTTTAAACGGCAGCATACGATGTGAAAGAGCGAACAAGCACGGCACCGCACTTGCTCCGTGTATTTGGACGAAAGTGGTTGTAATGCCGGAATCTGTTGATTAAACGAGCAACAATAAATTCAAATGGAAGAGTTGGAAGATGGATGCATTTCTACATTTACGATACAAGGTACGTTTCAATTAGAGTGAaagtttattttcaatttacTGCACCTTGCTCATAAAATGAACTATGATTAAAACGCTACAACTTATCGACTGTTCAGGAAAATGCAAATAGTCCAAATGCCCATTAAGGCAAACGGAAGCCATTTAATGTCCACGCAAAATGTACTTGGGTGCATTAAAAACAAACCACTGTCACATAAGTCATTCACTCATTGCCATCACACGCTGGGGGTGCTTGCCGAAATGACCAGGCAGGCTTACCACTCTGCTTCTGACAAAAAGCATGTCTGTGGCTCTTTCAAACACAAGCAGATGTAGTTTATAGCACTCCAAGGTATATTCACAACAACTTTAAAACGGAGTTGtatgtattgttattttttttttttacaataattttaTTGTGACACAAATTAATTTCGTTGTCACCACCCGGACCACTCCACCGTCTCAGTTCGTTGTTATTCAGTACGACTCCAGAGTATGTTGCAAGTATGGCTCACTACGAGTCTGGGTGGCCTATAGGTTCTCACGCTAAACAGACACAGTGCTGCTTAACTCACGGTTCTTTTGGAGGTTGTAGATTCACTCTTAACTCCAgtgttgatgagagagagagagagagagggagagagagagagagcgatctGAACAGCATTAATTATTAAACAACCCTGCTTTTGACCGAAACACTGCACTACATTCCTGATTCACAGGTGAGAATACAACTGCACATGATGGACTATGAAAATCTAAAATACATGCGATGATTTTATTAAAACCATAGAGCTAAAAGAAAATCAGAAAATAGggattttaaatatatggtccAAAAACCAGTCTAATTTATGATGGGATATGCAAATTGTGTGTATCGGTAAACAGATTATTTGGTGTATTAAACAATCTAAAGATAAAGGGTAAATATTTGCCATTTATTCagtcacatatttatttttgaattatttGTAGATGTTCTTGCCTAGATAACCTTGAGACATTTTCATAAACTCGCCTTAACTGTATAATTCAGGAGCAGGACTGTTAGACACTCTAGTCACATAAACTGCATATAGATAGACTCCTTTCTGTTGTATGCTAGTCACTGCAGTATCCAGTGTAATTAGACAATGTTTATACCCACCGAGAAGGGCTTTAGGAAGGCCATCACAAGCTTGTGCAAGTGGTAATTATTTCAACTACTTTCCTTTGAAGAACACAACAAGAGACAatctaaatgtaattttaaaaaaatctctaTGTACTTAATATGTTCAGCAGTTTTGGAACTTATTGAAATATGACATTTAACAGGAAGtacattattttaaagaaaaatctAATCAGTCCAAATTAAAGAAAGTAAAGTAAAGTGACTGGAAGGTGGTTCACATTCGCTGCTGTTCTTGGGAGGCTAAACAGTGCTCTCAGTTCACGGGCTTCGAGCATTGGGCAGGAAGGAATGTTGTAAATGCATTTTGACCTTTGCAGTTGATTCTGGGTCAGAATAAAAGAGAATGCCCCCAGTGGCTGGGGTTGGTACTGCGGGTGGGAGACCTGATGCTGGGCCTGTTTTGAAGGTTGTGAAAGAACTGGGGCATCAGGATATGGGGGGCACAAACGGAGGGGGAAAGGGGATTTATATGCAGAGATGCATTTACATTATAGTGCAGAATTTTATACATTGAATAAAACATGtaattatattaacattttaatgtttgccTTCATCCTTATTATACAATTTGtacaaaacatatatttttcaaGCTGAAAAAAATGGTTGGGACTATTTTTCCCTGACAGTGATCTGTTCAGTTTATTACAACTATAGTATCATTTCATAATGCATTTCTTTATCTATTGCCCAATGCCAGGCAAAAACCACGTGGAGCAGTCTGTGGGAAAATGAGGCAGTCGGGGGGAATAACAGATGACACTCCATCTTGTGTAATTAAAGTGTAATGGCTTCCAGGACAGCCCATGCACACCAGAACCCACAATGCaaatcatacaaacacacattttaaatacacatttttaaagtgtaaaatccatgcattcatttttcatagtttctCGGACTCACTGACTCTACATTTCTCGCACATAACTCGCAGATGGAGATCTAGGTTTCCTCAAAATTGTATCCAGTGGTATTTTTTCGTCTTTGGATGGACCATAACATTGTAGTTTTTGGGTGATTGTAATGTTTTAAGGAATTATTTCCACCTTCAAGCAGTGCAGATTTCTCAGATTTCTCCTGGAACACGAATGGACAGTAATCTCCACGTGAACTCGTATTTTCTGCCGTTTAGAAACGAGAGGAGGGTTGGCATGGGAAAGGGAGTGCGGCTGTCATACGTCTGAGGCGCTCAGAAGACTCACGTAAATAACCGGGGGAAAACAACCTCTTCTCTCAATGGTAGACCACAGAATTAACTTGCTTCATGTTGTCTGTTAACGGAGCAGTGATATTGTTAAACATCTCCTCATGCTTTACCCACTACTTTCCagaaattaattttacatttgagtactttaatattattatttattaatattcttCGGAGATGTAATACACattctgttttttaaaaatatatattatttcagttttagtgtgaTTTTGAGTGGCCCAGAACGACCAGCTGGCTTCACAGTGGCTGGTATGGGTGTTGCGTTACATGTTAATCAGCTGActcttttatctaaagcgacctacggttaattagactaagcaggaggcaatcctctcctggagcaatgcggggttaagggcctcgctcaagggcccgtccgctgtgcggatcttatcgggCGACACCATTTCGTTTTGTGGCAGAAAGGAAGGAAACGCACCTGAGGTCCCTCCGAAGCTGGCTGGATGACAGAGCTGTTTCCAGAGGCTGTGGGAGTGGCCAGATTCATTTCACAGCCTTTACTCAGAGTTATAAACGTAAACACTGGCCTTTATTCTGCCACTACTTCTTTCCTTCAGCACAGCGGTCTCAGGATGCACGCCTTGTAGGAAACGGTTCCACTTTACGAACACAAATTCTACATAATATCGTGAAGAATAATCAGGCAATAGACACAAAGTCACAGCCCCTGGAGGTGTGACACCACGAGCTGCGAGCTGCGAGCTGTGAGCTCCTGACTGCCTCGACGCCTGCCACTGAAAGGCCAGCGGGTTGCCAGAAacttctgtaaatattttaaatattgtttatcTCACACAAAAACAGGCTGCACTAAAACTGAACTgatataataatttaaaaaaaccccaccaaAAACCAAACTGTCCTTAAGCCTCAAATGAACTTAAAGCAAAAAGAACTGGGCATGATATCTCTTACACTGATTCtaccagaaaaaaacaaacaaaaaaaaaacaggcgcTATCATGACTCCAAATTCTATTTTTAATAGAGATTCTCCTTATAAGACTGATTAAGCTTAATCTCAGCATGTCCATGAAACCGGCCTGCAATTTGCCACAAACATACAGAGTATCCAGGGCATGTATTTTATGATGATTTGGATATTGTTCTAATCTTTTTATCGCATATGGAGGGCATAATAGGTTGTGACATAGGTAAAGGGAAAGGTAGCCATGCCCTGGCCGCTGGACAGTCTGAGAGGACATGAACAGTCGCTCTCCACTCGTGTGGCAGAGGAAGTCACCAGCTGTTCAGAGACCCTCAGAACGTGAGCGGCACTGGGCATTGCACTAGCTACAGTTGGATCAGTAATCAATGCGATCATATCAATAACACAACGTAGTCACACGATGCAATAAGCGTACATGAATTGGCACAAACTAATGTCGGTGTGAGCATTAATTAAttgatatacaaatacattaattaagcatgaaatgtgcttttcattagttaatctATTTGTTAGCTACTAACTAATGTGTTCCTTATATAAATATGTGTACATTAGCaaccataggataaacgtataattagttaaccattaacaaatatattaactgTATTTTATTCCAATATAAATTGGAATTAGCTGATATTGTTGTTAATGTTTACATAAATTAATGATATacaaatatgtacacatacatattaacgtctcagtagttagttcagaactacattagttcatgctaattcatggaaccttactGTATGATgttcatttcaaaacatttcctCTATCTCGAGTCAGTACATTTCTAATAATAGCTtcttatttggcagatgcttttatccaaagcgactgacagttgattagactaagcagaggacaatcccccaCCTGGAGAAATGTCGgagtaagggccttgctcaacggcccaacagctgtgaagatttttttgtggctacaccggggcttgaaccaccgaccttctgggtcccagtcaagcaccatcGCCACTATAGTACAACCTGCCCCTTTCTGATTTCGCCTGTCTCTGTTTTTGTAAACTTTGGTATTTTTCTTGTAATCCACCTTCGCAACACGCtttgtttttacataaaaacagtgtatgtgtgtgtgtgcgtgtgtgtgtgtgtctgtgccaccCTCCATCATTTTTGGCTAAAGAAATGTCAGGATTttttaaactgctgttctcagtCCTGTGGATCTATGCAGCTGACTCCTGTCTGTATGTTGTAACATTTCACCAGAGCTCTGCTACGCgtttgtttcctttttatttgaaaGCAATAATACATACAATTACTCATCAGTTAAAATTATAAACAGGCCCTTAAAATAAAGTCAAGTAAAgggcaaattattattatcattttgacTATTATTATAAAGGTATATTGTAATAGGATAGATGCTTTAGTTCAGTATCTACCTTTTTTTTACTAACTTTGATGAAATTATTTATAAGCAGCAAATGAGGAATGGAAAATACAGCAACTATTATTAAAATGATGTTCTGATGAAAATAAAGACAGAGATACTCAATATGGTTGACTGGCCTGGGATAtctggggtggtgtgtggggtattcatatatatatatatatatatatatatatatatatatatatatatatatacacacatagacgTATATAcatgtctatatatatatatatatatatatatatatatatatatatatatatatatatatatatatatatatatacagtatgttcagtACTGACCAGCAATGCAGcagttacccacaatgcactgttcacccacaatgcagcatttacccacaatgcactgtttTTCTGCCTGGTGCTATTACAAAGATTAAACAAATAATAGTCTTGGATATTTGTCACCAGGACTGATAAGAACTTTCTGTAGATTTACAGTTCCTTCTgatcagttttttgttttctccaaaaaattCATTTTAGAATGTAAAAATTATTCCTGCTCCTAATTCACAAattcaaaatgttcattttgtcCTGCATGGAATATTTTGGGCCTCTGTCCAGGCTGGTAATTCACGGGCTGAGTGGCAAAATGGAGGTTATGTCaataaagacattacattacattacattacgtggcatttagcagacgctcttatccagagcgacgtacaacaaagtgcaaatcaatcacaaagACATTTGGTGCTGTGCTAATTTAATATTGAATGAAACATTTAACCAGCCGAAAGCATATGAGCATGTTGGGGCAACCCAAATTCATGCTGGATGTGCATATTGGTGAGGTAACCGATCGGGGTTGCCCTTACGGGGCAGACAAGAATGGCTAGAGGCTCGTCGCTGAAtgctaagagagagagagaccatccCTACACATCAAATTGTCCAAGGTCTGTGTTTTTTTAGATCAATACTGGTTTAAAGGCTTAAAGAATGAAACAAACACCCACAAATAGTTTATTGCACTTAAACGATCCTCCAAGTACACGAGACTCCACACACGATATTATCAAAATTCAGTCGGACGGCTTAATTTCACAATTATGCCATGACTGCAAAAATACACCCTACATCAGAAACGTGCAACAAAAATTGCTCCTCAGAtgcagtgttagtgtgtggCCACTAGATGGAGGCAAAACACTGCCTACAAAAGTTTATGGCCTAAGAACAAGCCATACACCGAACAGACTCCATCTCTACAAATCCGCAAATAACAACAAACAAGTAAAATATGAATGCAGAATAAAGTGAatcataaatattattttaagagCTGCGTTAGTATTGATGAAACTGGATCACTTCGGATGAAGTGCTATAGGGACACATCCATCAGCTCTAAAATCTAATCGAGCGGCTTTCATAGACGATCGCCCCCGGTGGAACATAAGGGAACTGCACGCTATCTCTCTGGAGTTCTGCTCGTTGTGAGAGTGGGGTAGGGGGGTATTCCTGATTTATGAAATAAAGAAAGATCTCACTGAGAGCTGAAAAGCTGTTGCTCGCTTTTGCGTTTCCCTTTTCTGTTTGCTGttttagtttgttagttagttagtgtTCGTTTGCTATTTTTGCCTGGAACCCGTgacttttcattatttattttgtgttggtgtaggTGCCCCAGCAGTTggtgtagtagtagcagcagcagcagcagcagtagcagcattTAGAAGAGGGCATAAAACACCCCACGCCTGATGAACTGGTCTTTCTGTTAGATATTTCCCCGTCCGCAGGGAACGCCAGGTTCTGGCCCACATTAGCATCCCGTCCCGTAATGAACGTGGGAGTGTTCATTATCATCATCGCCGGGAGACGTGAAGCTGCCAAAGAGGGCAGTTTTAATGAAGAAGCGTTCAGCGCAGGGAAACAGAGGCCATGTTTTATTCAAACCCCTCCACGGAGGGTTTTGGCAGCGGGGGCGGAGCTGATTAAAGGGCTTTCTGTTCAGGCTAAACGGCGGACACCCCTCCTGAGGGGAACACATCGCCCTCTCTGCAAAGTTTCACTGGGGCTCCCTGGGAGTCATGGAGATGGCcggcagtcagtcagtcaatcagtcagggagtcagtcagtcagtccgtgtgtcagtctgtccatctgtcagtcagtgtgtcagtgagtcagtgagtcagtgtgtcagtcagtcagtgagtcagcGTGTaagacagtcagtcagtcagtcagacagtgtgtcagtcagtcaatctgtcagtcagtgtgtcagtcagtcagtctgtctgtcaatctgtcagtcagtcagtcagtcagtgtgtcagtcagccagtcagtgagtcagtgtgtcagtgagtctgtgtgtcagtcagtcaatctgtcagtcagtgtgtcagtcagtcagtctgtctgtcaatctgtcagtcagtcagtcagacagtgtgtcagtcagtcagtcagtcactcagtcagtcagacagactGGAGAACTCCAAGGTCACAGGTTTGATTCATGACAttacagacacttttatccagagtgcatacccataacctgggACCAGAAAACCACAGAGGGAAGTACAGCGCTAGAAGTGACCAGATAGATAACAACTTCTGATGAGAACAAGCCTGATTCCACCACCTGTTTCCCAGGTGGGGCGCTGGCATTGTAACAGTGAGAATTTTAGCccgaattgcttcagtaaatatccattTGTATTTGAATGGATTGTATGTACAATGAATgcaagctgtgttttttttatatatcttgATATGTGTTCCGCACTG
This region of Conger conger chromosome 17, fConCon1.1, whole genome shotgun sequence genomic DNA includes:
- the LOC133116867 gene encoding NALCN channel auxiliary factor 1-like, which gives rise to MRIEQTQTVYKPWLCSQHFRLTQVHCSNRIPCQRYCLEVQQRCPFILPDSDDLNQGGSPSFVCTGLWERHAVAVETECCAVRWDFPPDGRAAAAGAAPQRTHPACLHRTSVSSSAACRLCGSRLKLCTLVLVLLHTAVILSAAQNSTGLGLDLGPLSPMEETSPSEE